The genomic DNA TACATTATCTACGGTATCAACGGCGCGAAATAGGAAATACATATCGTATACTGAACTCCACGTCTTCTTATTTCAAAGAGCGGCAATAATCACCGAGCTGAGCTGTCTTGCGCTTACGGGCGACGCGATGATTGTTCGGGTCGTTTTATCCAGCACATCGGACAACGCAACATCGCATCGCTATATACATCAATGTGGCACCTGTATACGCACGTATATATCATTGGAATGTCGGCATATATACCTGAAGCTTGTGCGCATCCTTTGGCCACTAGTGCCATGTCGAGTGACCCGAAAATCCTCGGTCACCAAATGGCTGCTCGCGGGCGCCGCACGTTGCGCCGAACCTCGGGTCTCGTGCTCCGAACCTTGGCCAGACTCTCGTGAACTCTGTGACTCCGATGAACTCGCGCGCGGCTGTCGTTGGCGCCGattagcagcagcagcgcgcTCCAGAGCCTGCAGCAACCTAACGGGAAACCAATCAAACTCCGAGGTTTTTAAAGGTGCCAAAAACCACAATCGATCATGATCGAAGCATGTCGTAGCGGGGGGATTATTTTGGCCACCTGCGGTTTTCTTTTAACGCACACCCAAGGCACGGTACACGAACGTTTCTTGCATTATACGACCCCCATAGGAATGCGGCTGTCGTCGCCAGGATCGAAGCAGACACCTGGAGCTGAGCAGTGCATCTCCATAGCAGCTGAGCTGCCGCGAAGGGTTGTTGGAAAAGACGGTGTGCACTCATAGTGATGCATTGCTGAAGCGAGAGGAATCGCTGCAGTGGCGTGTAGTCAGAACTGAATTGCGCTGGTTTGTTTGAGCCTGCTGTTCATTTGAGATGCGGCTTCCGATTGCCGTGTGCTCTTTCTCAAAGCTTGTGGAGGGGTTAAAAAACATTTCTGGGTTTGTTCAAGCAAGGAAcattgttgtgtcggcagcggcaggcaagcggggggccccgaccagcgaacgcgcggctaacgccggcgcagtaaaggagacgcggagcgaactgctcccgttgaaaaccggaacgaagactccgccgaccggcggctgtttattgcttataaagggttcacacgccagatgacacctcccgattggtccaatgctcgtctcatgacagaaggggggtgcgccatctagctaaacaactacaacaCATACATAGGCGATGACACAGatatctgacagggggcgacactatactacaaaCATGTCATATATTGCAGAAACAGTTCTTTCTAAAAAGGAAGCAAAGAGCGAGGTGTTTAAATATCCTAAAGTTGGCAATGCGGGGAACTTTTTTCAGGGGACATCGAAGCGTCTGCATCGCATGTTATGCTTTTTAGATCGAAAGTGTTGTTGAAATCGTCACTTCGCGCTACGAAGTCTAGCATTACCAGGGTGACTGAGAAGGTAAGAATTAACCTCTGGCAAATAATAATTCAAGGATATTAACAGAAGGTTTTTTTACGCTGAAAAAGAAAGTTGCATAGCATCCACACTAGGCCGCTTGGCTAGTTGAAAGACATTGCTCGTTACGCTCACATACCTCAGAAAATGTATATCATCGCAAACTGGGGCAGTAAAATAAATGTTATCTTGTTACCATACAGGAGAAAATTCTAGAGGTAAAGTGCTTTGTTCTTTCtataatatgcaaaaaaagaccCTTCATGGTGCCCACCCCTATAGTTATGCCGGACACTATAGAATCGCCAATTAACGAGGTATTACCCAGAAACCTTTTAGTAATTTACACAGGTAATGGTAATCTTAGCCATATCAAGAATAAAAGTGGCATTTAAAGGTAAATTTAGAAGCAATTAAACACTGACCGAACCGCAACCTTCAACtctgaaaaaagaaactgttttcACAAGGGAATGATGACATAACACAAATTCAAGCGGAACCTTCCCGAACGGGAACTGTCCAAGATACCCGTAGCATTAATGGCTGTAGGCGTGTTGCGCAGAATGTGTTATACGTGGTAATGATGTGTGTAGGGGTTACGCTTATACGTATAGTAGGCGTTACTTATTCATACATGCGTGAGAAGTAGGAGCAGTGCGATGCCACATATTTACATCGCCGAACAAACACATTCCACACAACGCCGACCACCAAACATTGGTACGCATACATTCAACAGTTCTCGTTCAGGTAGGTTCCGCGTAGCTTGTTTGCGCAATGTCCGGCGCGGCATAACCGACGCGTTAATGCATTTGTAGGCAGCGGGAGGGCGACGGCTGCGCGTGCGCATGCGTAATTAATGTACGAGTGGCGCACGCTATCGTTTTGGGTTCTCTTTGATCACCTTCCATCTTCGCTGGTCGGGTGTTTAACTGGGCCTCCCATACTCCTGCCTAGCCCCCTTTTAGGCTTAGGCTCTTAGGCTTAGGCTCTTAGGCTTAGGCTTTTAGGCTTTAGGCTTTTAGGCTTAGACTCTTCTGGAGTAAGTTTAACACCTCTCTACGTATGGCGTATGAGGAACGGCGAAAGCGAACAGGCTCCCAGAATGTTTTGCGTCGGCGAGGCTATTGTCATCATGGAGAGTGGGCCGTTTGTCACTGTATATACTCCCGATGGCAGCTATCAATCGCGCACACAAAGGGCTTGAACAGCGCATTCTTACTCTGTATTGGGAAAGctaggtgtatatatatatatatatatatatatatatatatatatatatatgtgtgtgtgtgtgtgtgtgtgtgtgtgtgtgtgtgtgtatatatatatatattttttttttcttttgttgttgtaaataaactgCTGGTATTTTGTTCGCGCACAGTTTCGCTGCTACCATGAGATATGTTAAACCTTGTTATTTTTTGTAATCAATCTtgtattttgttctgtaaccgttcttttcttgttgcttgtatacTTCCTTATTATATGCTGTTGTTGCCTTTAGATGTTAACTACaataactgttcttgtacaggaggtcccgatacagtctttcactatgggacctccttctgcatactaaGTACTTGTAACTGTTacccaacttctaataataaatttttgattctgattctgattctatATATACCTGCGTAGCAGCGTATGCCTTGCTGGGGAGGCAGCAGCAGGAGCGCTTGAGCACCAGGTCATCTCGTAGGTGCGCCGAATGCGACGGCTGGAAGCAGGGAGCCCGGCACGGCGATCACTCGGAGCGGTCCCTTCCGCATGGTCGCGCACATACTCGCGTGTTGAGGACGCCACCCAGCCGCTACGCCCTACGCCTGGCCGTCGACCTCCCGCTGCGTTCGCCATGTCGGTGTCGACGGTGGACCAGCACGCGACCACTACGTTCCAGTTGAATACTGCGAACGCTGGATGCACCTGCATGCAAGAGAACGGAGCAATCGTAATAATGTAATATTGGAAGCCATGCTTCTTTTGTGCGaggcatattactagagctcgacccagctcctcaggcgcggcggtgtcgccttcaataccacgtgacaccgtgacgtcacgacagaggagaaacggggctccaactcgcgccgtcgctcgcggcgtcgccccccgcatcggacgcggtgagcgtcgagcaacgcagcgttcggcgcgacaacgatttattcatgaagtgcaacgccgcagacaccgacaccgacgacaccggctttcctgcgacacgagctcctttacgctgtcgcgttaaaatagaggctagtatgcttcgcatcctgggcgtaaccttagctaagccacagccatttttttttcgcgacttCGTGCCTCTCGTCAAGATGGCCGCGTGAAAACGGCGACCAGAGCTcagaagcgctgcatgagtgacTGACTGAGCAGAACAGCGAGTCTGTGAACAATGGAACACGACTCTTGCCTCTCTGCTATCAAAAAAGAGTCAGTTTTGACATAGGACACTTCAGACAATTCGATAAAGGCCTGCCGTGAATCTCTCACTAAAGCAAATGAACGTGATCAGAAAGTTGGGTATGTATGTCTATTGGAGAAATTATCAAAGGGAGCAACCGCAGAAAAAAGCTTGAAAGCTCCCCTGTGTGCTAATTATTCGATCAAAGCTGTACGATACGACACTATgtttacaaatatatatatatatatatatatatatatatatatatatatatatatatatatatatatatatatatatatatatatatatatatatgctataaGGCATGTGGTTTCACCGATTCTAAGCAGCGTTTGTAGTACCTATGACCCTTATGCCAGTAATATGTAGCCGAATGTGGCGCAGTTGCCAAGGTGAAAACACGGGTGGCTGTTGTTGTAAAGCTGGACAAGTCCATACACGCCTGCCCACAGAACATTACATAATGTTGGAATGTTCAaggaaacaagaaaaggaaacgaCAGGTGAGAATCGTGCGAGTGCTCTTGATGTGGCTGCATCTGCGATATAGCGTTAACAAAAGTGCACTCCAGCCGCGTACATATTGCTTGTTACTACGACAAATTAAAAAGTAAATCAacttaaattctggagttttacatgccgaaaccacgatatgattacgaggtaAGGCGTAGTGGCGGACAGCGGTATAGAAGAGGTGTGGAATTAATGAGAAATTTTGAAGCAGTGTCAATTTAACCGCAACATAATTCCCATAGTTTCCTTCCATGCCATTGCTAGACAGaattggctaaaaaaaaaagcagttgcgtACACCATGACGGGAGTAGATGACAAATAGAGGGCACTGCGGAATAATtacgaccacctgggattcctcAACGTACGGCAATTTCTGCGTTATAGCCACAGGAATACATTTGCTCAAAACTTGCAATTGCTTTCAGTTGTTGTTGCAACAAACCTCGACGTCTACCTCATCCATATGGTGTTAGTTTATGGCTATTGTCGCCGCCAtgttgacgacgacgacgaagttgagCCTACGCATGCTCCGCGCGCTCGATCCAGGGGCGGTACTTTTTGCCCCAAACACAAAaggtttacttttaaactccaacgctcaaattgttaactcccttgttattattattattgttatgcacctaattgaaccacccgattcgtggcaaatcccccactgtgggtaatAGCCACGGCTActtaggacaacaacaacaacaacattctgcgacgatcactttcggctaTAATatgagcttgattttttttttttggctggttgagtactacgtcacgcgaaggcgataTCGCCGAAGTGATCGTCACACAATACGTCCCAGGTGGCAAGCGAGAGATAGAGAACATCTGGGCAactcggcagcagcagcgatacGGCTGGCGGTCTGTTCGTTCGAAGGAAAGCTCATCGACGATGGAGGACACAGTTCGCATCACGCTTCCTCACAATTAGTACTCTTGCCACCGatacgtaaaaaaaaaggaagaggcaCCATGCTAATTTTCCTAAATTCTGGTGATTAGCGTGCCAAAACGgcgctctgattatgaggctcgccgatatagtgggggactccggatttaaATTTTGACATCCACCCCCCTTCCTGAGGTTCTTTACCGCgcaccaaatgcacggtacatgggcatttttttttttacgcgaagcatattactagagctcaacccagctcctcaggcgcggcggtgtcgccttcaataccacgtgacaccgtgacgtcacgacagagaaacggggctccaactcgcgccgtcgctcgcggcgtcgcggaggtatataagcagctgcgcttgcctctgctagacactcacgaggtgagatgcctcctggagacagagctgctcgttggaatgagaagcgaaggttgcggcgtgctacagagactgtttctcggtggctttgctacggcgcagcgactacgcgccccgcatcggacgcggtgagcgtcgagcaacgcagcgttcggcgcgacaacgaaatgtgcgcctgagcaagcgccgcacgcctgagccgacgccgacgacaccggcttttctgcgacacgagctccttaacgctgtcgcgttaaaataaaggctagtatgcttcgcatcctgggcttaaccttagctaagccacagccattttttttttttgcacatttcgcccccgtcgaaatgcggccgtgggTCTTCGAACGCGCCCTCGGGCAGCGCAACGCCTAAGCCACTGTTATGTCGTCGACGGCACAGCAGTAAGCCTCCTAAGCTAACGGGTTTTCACAAtggccagaaaaaaagaaaaggaggaataGCGTCCAGCTCGTGACATTCGAGCCTGATCCATGCTTGACGCGCAGCATATCTCCGTTAACTGCAAACTAGTTTTTTTGTTAATGGAAAGAGCCACTTACCCAACTGCGTCGTCTCGCAGCCACCGGCGAACACGGAATGCTGGCTGACACAGTGCACGCGTCGATGGCGCGAGGTGCGTCCGTGCCGTGCGCAGCCCTGCGCGTGCCAAGAACATCggagaaatttaaaaaaaaaagtgtaggtCACGTGATTTGAGCGTCGTGGTTTTGGAATCACCGTGCACATCCCTGCAAATTTCGGGAagattagaagaaaaaaatggctgtggcttagctaaggttacgcccaggatgcgaagcatactagcctttattttaacgcgacagcgttaaggagctcgtgtcgcagaaaagccggtgtcgtcggtgtcggtgtctgcggcgttgcacttcatgaataaatcgttgtcgcgccgaacgctgcgttgctcgacgctcaccgcgtccgatgcggggggcgacgccgcgagcgacggcacgggttggagccctgtttctccacTGTCGTGACCGCAGGCACGTACCctggggggggcccgggggggcccgggccccccccaaaatcaagtggcataccccccccccccccctcccaacccacgccaccactcctcacatatttctaaagcgccgccagatcaatgttgagacttggcagctattaatcggtcagcattatgctgcctgtttgggctgatcctgggaccaggaaagggatgcggctgttactgagccgGTCTgaactctcgtggaacgagttgcggccggagaaaa from Dermacentor albipictus isolate Rhodes 1998 colony chromosome 7, USDA_Dalb.pri_finalv2, whole genome shotgun sequence includes the following:
- the LOC135896614 gene encoding uncharacterized protein codes for the protein MANAAGGRRPGVGRSGWVASSTREYVRDHAEGTAPSDRRAGLPASSRRIRRTYEMTWCSSAPAAASPARHTLLRRLLQALERAAAANRRQRQPRASSSESQSSRESGQGSEHETRGSAQRAAPASSHLVTEDFRVTRHGTSGQRMRTSFRLLQALERAAAANRRQRQPRASSSESQSSRESGQGSEHETRGSAQRAAPASSHLVAEDFRVTRHGTSGQRMRTSFRWSREVRVPARTRPREPSTSVSQP